A window of Prolixibacter sp. SD074 contains these coding sequences:
- the mnhG gene encoding monovalent cation/H(+) antiporter subunit G: MISEWISAVLLVLGAFFMLLAAIGVLRLPDLYIRMHAATKASSFGALLMLVAVSIHFPVAYVITEAILVIIFIFLTAPVASHMIGRIAHLLKVPKWEKTTVDELEDRINYDEKKGKIKD; encoded by the coding sequence ATGATAAGTGAATGGATTTCGGCGGTATTACTGGTTTTGGGCGCCTTCTTTATGTTACTGGCTGCCATTGGCGTGTTACGTCTTCCCGATTTGTACATTCGGATGCATGCCGCCACCAAAGCCTCCTCGTTTGGCGCCCTGCTTATGCTGGTGGCGGTATCCATCCATTTTCCCGTTGCTTATGTAATCACCGAAGCAATACTGGTCATTATCTTCATTTTCCTAACAGCGCCGGTTGCCTCGCACATGATTGGTCGGATTGCCCACTTGTTAAAAGTGCCAAAATGGGAAAAAACAACTGTCGACGAACTGGAAGATCGAATTAATTATGATGAAAAGAAGGGTAAAATTAAAGATTAA
- a CDS encoding sodium:solute symporter: protein MTLIDAVVLIIYFIVVLAIGIYHHRKNESEEDYYVGGRQMGSFHIGLSVVATDVGGGFSIGLGGLGFVMGLSGSWMLFTGLIGAWLSAVILIPNIFQSARDQNLLTFPQLLGIHYDKRVAFAAGIISAIGYIGFTSSQLLAGAKLATATFPEIDTNVALIVMGVIAVAYTGLGGLKAVIYTDSFQWAILMFGLVFIGIPLGFMGIGGMDGIEAALPDRFFSLHSISVAQIINWSITIIPIWFIGMTLYQRIYACKDEKTAKRAWYIAGLFEYPLMSFMGVLLGMFSRVATIQGMFADAGFADVNSIDAELGLPLLLKYVLPAGVMGLMLAAYFSAVMSTADSCLMAASGNILTDIFKFKGKPGRGKMSAPQIMTIIVGVFAILLASGMQNVLELMLYSYAFMVSGLLIPVLGILYFKRKDPGAAFWSMITGGTLTITLTLIKKDLPYGLDPIFFGIIAASFVFILVNRIKTPKPA, encoded by the coding sequence ATGACACTTATTGATGCCGTCGTTCTGATTATTTATTTCATTGTTGTTTTAGCCATCGGTATTTACCACCACCGGAAAAACGAAAGTGAAGAAGATTATTATGTAGGTGGACGCCAGATGGGAAGCTTTCATATTGGCTTGTCAGTTGTCGCTACCGATGTGGGGGGAGGATTCTCCATTGGACTTGGCGGATTGGGTTTTGTGATGGGCCTTTCGGGAAGCTGGATGTTGTTTACCGGTTTGATTGGTGCCTGGCTAAGTGCCGTCATCCTCATTCCAAATATTTTTCAATCGGCACGCGATCAAAATCTGCTTACTTTCCCTCAACTTCTGGGTATTCATTACGATAAACGAGTCGCTTTTGCAGCCGGAATCATCTCAGCCATTGGGTACATCGGTTTTACCAGTTCGCAGCTTCTGGCCGGAGCCAAACTGGCCACCGCAACATTCCCCGAAATTGATACCAATGTTGCACTAATTGTAATGGGCGTGATTGCCGTTGCCTACACCGGCCTGGGCGGACTAAAGGCGGTAATTTATACCGACAGTTTTCAGTGGGCCATCCTGATGTTCGGACTGGTATTTATTGGAATTCCGCTGGGTTTCATGGGCATTGGAGGAATGGATGGCATTGAAGCTGCCCTGCCCGATCGCTTTTTCTCGCTGCACAGCATTTCCGTTGCACAAATTATCAACTGGAGCATTACCATTATTCCCATCTGGTTTATCGGGATGACGCTTTACCAGCGGATTTATGCCTGTAAGGATGAGAAAACGGCAAAACGTGCCTGGTACATTGCCGGTTTGTTCGAATATCCATTGATGTCGTTCATGGGCGTTTTACTCGGAATGTTTTCTCGTGTGGCCACCATACAGGGAATGTTTGCTGATGCCGGATTTGCCGATGTCAACAGCATCGATGCTGAACTGGGACTTCCGCTGCTACTGAAATATGTACTCCCTGCCGGTGTAATGGGACTCATGCTGGCTGCTTACTTTTCGGCCGTCATGTCCACCGCCGACAGTTGTTTGATGGCCGCTTCCGGAAACATTCTGACTGATATCTTCAAATTCAAAGGCAAACCGGGACGGGGTAAAATGTCCGCCCCTCAGATAATGACCATTATCGTGGGTGTTTTTGCCATCCTGCTGGCCTCCGGTATGCAGAATGTGCTGGAGCTAATGCTTTATTCATACGCCTTCATGGTTTCCGGTTTGCTGATTCCCGTTCTCGGAATTCTGTATTTCAAACGAAAAGACCCCGGCGCCGCTTTCTGGTCAATGATTACCGGCGGAACGTTAACAATTACACTTACACTCATCAAAAAAGATTTGCCCTACGGCCTTGATCCCATATTCTTTGGTATCATCGCTGCTTCATTCGTTTTTATTCTGGTTAACCGAATAAAAACGCCAAAGCCTGCTTAA
- a CDS encoding AI-2E family transporter, which produces MEKDIKPNIPSYFYWSATIALIIVFLIVGRSILVPLAWAILFSFLLVPLVIFLEKHGWKRPLAILTSLVLFLIIIGAIFYFLASQVVAISSELPSITGKLSVYINDVKDFLESHFSIIPQSGDLQKLLVGQAEKVGSYFLKHVTTIGQTLMYVFLMPVFVYFLLYYRELPAKFVKGRYRDRGNRESVSKIFFKIQKMIRKYLVGVLWLTMTTAVMDFIVLISLGVNSALFFAAMIALLNLIPYVGNLIAMIVVVGYALLTSDSLLVPLLTLGLLWAANILQENLVRPWLVGSSTKINAFVVLISVIVGGMVWGVSGMVLFIPMVGVVKIILEEVPTLRPFAVFLSDTSNVAEEEEPENLDTETGES; this is translated from the coding sequence ATGGAGAAAGACATCAAACCGAATATTCCTTCGTATTTTTATTGGAGCGCCACCATCGCCCTGATAATTGTATTCCTGATTGTAGGGCGCAGTATACTGGTGCCGCTGGCGTGGGCTATCTTGTTTTCCTTTCTTTTGGTCCCACTGGTCATTTTCCTGGAAAAGCACGGATGGAAACGGCCGTTGGCTATCCTTACATCACTCGTATTGTTTCTCATCATTATTGGGGCAATCTTTTACTTTCTTGCTTCACAGGTAGTGGCCATTAGCAGCGAATTGCCCTCCATTACGGGGAAGTTGTCGGTGTACATTAACGATGTAAAAGATTTTTTGGAGTCGCATTTTAGTATCATTCCGCAGTCAGGCGATTTGCAAAAGCTCCTGGTCGGCCAGGCTGAGAAGGTGGGGTCTTACTTTTTGAAACACGTAACCACCATTGGGCAAACGCTCATGTATGTTTTCCTGATGCCGGTATTTGTCTATTTCCTTTTGTACTATCGTGAATTACCCGCCAAATTTGTAAAGGGACGCTATCGCGACCGGGGAAACCGAGAGTCGGTCAGTAAAATCTTCTTTAAAATACAGAAGATGATTAGAAAGTACCTGGTAGGTGTGCTTTGGCTGACTATGACTACCGCCGTGATGGATTTTATTGTCCTGATCAGTTTGGGTGTTAATTCTGCCCTTTTCTTCGCGGCAATGATTGCCCTGCTGAACCTGATTCCGTACGTGGGAAACCTGATTGCCATGATTGTGGTGGTGGGGTACGCGTTACTCACTTCCGATTCGTTACTCGTACCGTTGCTCACACTCGGGCTGCTCTGGGCAGCCAATATCCTGCAGGAAAATCTGGTACGTCCATGGTTGGTGGGCTCTTCCACGAAAATTAATGCGTTTGTGGTTCTTATCTCGGTCATCGTAGGTGGCATGGTTTGGGGCGTATCGGGCATGGTGTTGTTCATCCCGATGGTTGGTGTGGTAAAAATTATCCTGGAAGAAGTTCCCACCTTACGACCTTTCGCTGTTTTCCTGAGTGATACCAGCAACGTGGCAGAGGAAGAGGAACCGGAGAACCTTGACACGGAAACCGGAGAATCATAG
- a CDS encoding MaoC family dehydratase has product MSKIVIGSFDEFKAYDGKEMGVSEYLKITQEQINLFADATLDHQWIHTDPERAKTESPFQTTIAHGYLTLSVLPYLWEQIAEFNNVKMLVNYGIDKLKFSEAVRVEDEIRLRAKLKSVVDLRGTTKAELNVELEIKDRKKPAFTATLIFLYHFE; this is encoded by the coding sequence ATGAGTAAAATAGTTATCGGCAGTTTTGACGAATTCAAGGCGTATGACGGGAAGGAGATGGGTGTTTCCGAATACCTGAAAATTACCCAGGAACAAATCAACCTTTTTGCAGATGCGACACTCGATCACCAGTGGATTCATACCGATCCCGAAAGGGCAAAAACGGAAAGCCCCTTTCAGACAACCATTGCCCACGGCTATCTGACACTTTCTGTTCTGCCTTACCTTTGGGAGCAGATTGCTGAGTTTAATAATGTGAAAATGCTGGTCAACTACGGAATCGATAAACTGAAGTTTAGCGAGGCGGTACGCGTCGAAGATGAGATTCGTTTGCGGGCCAAACTGAAGTCGGTGGTAGATCTTCGTGGCACGACCAAGGCAGAACTTAATGTGGAACTGGAAATCAAAGACAGGAAAAAGCCGGCATTTACGGCTACGCTGATTTTCCTTTACCACTTCGAATAA
- the trpS gene encoding tryptophan--tRNA ligase — MNSNVPTVVSGIRSTGNLHLGNYFGAVKNFVQMQHDMNCYFFIADIHSLTTHPHPDHLYQNVRQVLSEYLACGLDPGKATLFIQSDVPEITEMYTFLNMNAYLGELERTTSFKDKARKQPDNVNAGLLTYPVLMATDIIIHKAHFVPVGKDQEQNLEMARTFARRFNRIYRVEEFPIPRPFTFDGKDMIKIPGLDGSGKMGKSEGNAIGLAEDPKSIRKKVMRAVTDAGPTEMNQEKPAPIQNLFTLLDVVSTPDTVKHFDDAYNNCSIRYGDLKKQLAEDIINFTTPIRERIEEIVKDDAYLCKVAKMGAEKARESASQTLKEVREIIGFRKFY; from the coding sequence ATGAACTCCAATGTACCTACAGTCGTCAGCGGAATCCGCTCAACCGGGAACCTTCACCTGGGAAACTATTTCGGTGCGGTGAAGAATTTCGTGCAGATGCAGCATGACATGAACTGCTACTTTTTCATTGCCGATATTCACTCGCTGACCACGCACCCGCACCCCGATCACCTGTACCAAAATGTACGACAGGTACTTTCGGAATACCTTGCCTGCGGCCTGGATCCGGGAAAAGCTACCCTCTTCATACAGAGTGATGTGCCGGAGATTACTGAAATGTACACCTTCCTGAATATGAATGCGTACCTGGGCGAGCTGGAAAGAACGACTTCGTTCAAGGATAAAGCCCGGAAGCAACCCGATAATGTAAATGCCGGACTGTTGACCTACCCGGTACTGATGGCGACCGACATTATCATCCACAAGGCACATTTTGTCCCGGTAGGGAAAGACCAGGAACAAAACCTGGAGATGGCCCGCACGTTCGCCCGCCGGTTCAACCGGATATACCGGGTGGAAGAATTCCCGATTCCCAGGCCTTTCACCTTCGATGGCAAGGATATGATTAAAATCCCCGGCCTGGATGGTTCAGGGAAAATGGGTAAATCGGAGGGAAACGCCATTGGTTTGGCCGAGGATCCGAAAAGCATCCGCAAGAAGGTGATGCGCGCCGTAACCGACGCCGGCCCGACCGAGATGAACCAGGAAAAGCCGGCACCGATTCAAAACCTGTTCACACTACTCGACGTAGTTTCGACGCCAGATACCGTGAAACATTTCGACGATGCGTATAACAACTGCTCCATTCGCTACGGCGATTTGAAAAAGCAGCTGGCCGAGGACATTATCAACTTTACAACGCCCATACGCGAACGAATTGAGGAGATTGTGAAGGATGATGCCTATCTGTGCAAAGTGGCCAAAATGGGCGCTGAAAAAGCCCGTGAATCGGCTTCGCAAACGCTGAAGGAGGTGCGGGAAATCATCGGATTCCGGAAGTTTTATTGA
- a CDS encoding GH92 family glycosyl hydrolase, which yields MSRNILPFLTGILLLAVACQPTTKTVQKPELLTDFVNPFIGTAGHGHTYPGAAYPFGQIQLSPDNGVSGWDWCSGYHYSDSIISGFSHLHLSGTGIGDLADISFLPVNEPVTFKPDEKNIDFTKRYAATFSHDEEMASPGYYAVTLLDRDVRAEMTVTKRTGWQRYTFPDEGGHNIILNLGFAINWDKPYESAITVVDDHTITGKRFSHGWAADQHVFFSAKFSAPIIASKILDAPSAAEKVGVFTFGENQVMLKVAVSSVSVDNALANLASAPDNRDFDAVHQAASDAWEKELEKIRIKSDSPGQKTTFYTALYHTMVAPALFSDKNGDFKGVDGSTLKAKGYNRYTVFSLWDTYRALHPLFTVMHHDRVNDMVKTMLGHYKQTGLLPVWELEGNETFCMVGNSGVPVVGEAILKNIGDFDREEAYEAMKNTMMLDRDGLDYYKKLGYIPADKVNESVSKLLEYAIDDYSVALVAKKLGKTDDYNYFLKRSRNFRNVFDPKTGFFRGKNLDGSWTGDFDPAYSKHRLSDYTEGNAWQYLWEVPQDVPGLIDLLGGKDAFANKLDTLFALKQGVKGAEASPDISGLIGGYAQGNEPGHHITYLFNYAGRPWRTQELNRQVQTEMYYNAPDGLCGNEDCGQMSAWYVFSAMGFYPVSPSDQQYQLGSPIVQEAQITVAPGKVFTMKAPDASEENLYVQSVKLNGQELHRSYITQDEIMNGDTLVFDMGSEPNKQLFQ from the coding sequence ATGAGTCGAAACATTCTTCCTTTCCTTACCGGAATATTGTTGTTGGCAGTTGCCTGCCAACCAACAACGAAAACGGTTCAGAAACCGGAGCTACTGACGGATTTTGTCAATCCGTTTATTGGAACGGCTGGTCACGGACACACCTATCCGGGAGCGGCTTACCCGTTCGGACAGATACAGTTAAGCCCCGATAACGGTGTGTCGGGGTGGGACTGGTGCTCCGGCTACCATTATTCCGACAGCATCATATCCGGATTTTCGCATCTGCACCTGAGCGGAACAGGCATCGGCGACCTGGCCGATATCTCTTTCCTTCCGGTAAACGAGCCTGTAACCTTTAAACCTGATGAAAAAAACATCGATTTTACCAAACGGTATGCGGCCACTTTCTCGCACGACGAAGAGATGGCCTCGCCGGGATATTACGCGGTAACGTTACTCGACCGTGATGTGCGGGCTGAAATGACGGTAACCAAACGCACCGGCTGGCAACGTTACACTTTTCCCGACGAAGGAGGGCACAATATTATATTGAACCTGGGTTTTGCTATCAACTGGGACAAACCCTACGAATCGGCCATCACGGTAGTGGATGATCACACCATCACCGGAAAGCGCTTTTCGCATGGCTGGGCTGCCGATCAACATGTGTTTTTCTCAGCCAAATTCAGCGCGCCCATCATTGCATCGAAGATACTTGATGCGCCTTCTGCCGCTGAGAAAGTTGGTGTATTCACCTTCGGTGAAAACCAGGTGATGCTGAAAGTGGCAGTCTCGTCCGTTTCGGTGGACAATGCCCTGGCAAATCTCGCATCGGCACCGGATAACCGGGATTTCGATGCGGTACATCAGGCCGCCAGTGATGCCTGGGAAAAAGAGTTGGAAAAAATTCGGATCAAGTCGGATAGCCCCGGCCAAAAAACAACTTTCTATACAGCATTGTACCATACCATGGTGGCACCCGCACTCTTTTCGGACAAAAACGGCGATTTTAAAGGCGTCGACGGCAGTACCCTGAAGGCAAAGGGTTATAACCGCTATACAGTGTTCTCGCTATGGGATACCTATCGCGCATTGCATCCGCTGTTTACGGTAATGCATCACGACCGGGTGAACGATATGGTGAAAACCATGCTCGGCCATTACAAACAGACCGGCCTGCTACCCGTTTGGGAACTGGAAGGCAATGAGACCTTCTGTATGGTGGGTAATAGCGGCGTACCCGTTGTGGGAGAAGCCATCCTGAAAAACATAGGCGATTTTGATCGGGAAGAAGCCTACGAAGCGATGAAGAATACCATGATGTTGGATCGCGACGGACTGGATTACTACAAAAAACTAGGTTACATTCCGGCGGATAAAGTAAACGAATCGGTTTCGAAACTGCTCGAATATGCCATCGACGATTACAGCGTGGCATTGGTAGCAAAGAAATTGGGCAAGACCGATGATTACAATTACTTCCTAAAACGCTCGCGGAATTTCAGGAACGTTTTCGATCCGAAAACCGGTTTCTTCCGGGGAAAGAACCTCGACGGAAGCTGGACGGGCGATTTCGATCCGGCTTATTCCAAACACCGCCTGAGCGATTACACCGAAGGAAATGCATGGCAGTATTTATGGGAAGTTCCGCAGGATGTTCCCGGGTTGATTGATTTGCTCGGTGGTAAAGATGCCTTCGCCAATAAGCTCGACACCTTGTTTGCTTTGAAGCAGGGGGTAAAAGGCGCCGAAGCTTCGCCGGACATTTCCGGCCTGATTGGTGGTTATGCACAAGGGAACGAACCCGGCCACCATATTACCTACCTGTTCAACTATGCCGGTCGTCCCTGGCGCACGCAGGAACTGAACCGTCAGGTTCAAACCGAGATGTACTACAATGCGCCCGACGGCCTTTGCGGAAACGAGGACTGCGGCCAGATGTCGGCCTGGTACGTTTTCAGTGCCATGGGATTCTACCCGGTCAGTCCGTCTGATCAGCAGTACCAGTTAGGTTCGCCCATTGTGCAGGAAGCGCAGATTACGGTGGCTCCCGGCAAGGTTTTCACCATGAAGGCGCCTGATGCTTCGGAGGAGAACCTGTATGTGCAGTCGGTAAAACTGAACGGACAGGAACTACATCGTTCGTACATCACGCAGGATGAAATCATGAACGGCGATACGCTGGTCTTCGATATGGGATCCGAACCGAATAAGCAACTGTTTCAGTAA
- a CDS encoding IS1380 family transposase, with the protein MSNKDTVFYRGRTAINMDFSADAVSSDGAVLLLEKLERKHRILHYFSQVIPDCRDPFRIVHPIDKLLKQRVFTMVQGYEDANDVQYLKNDPLLKDILEGGLASQPTMSRFENGFDKHSVFALCNAWVDRYVLTLAGREQLVIDIDGTDDPTHGEQQLSMFNGYYGQFMYNELFFHDGDTGQIILPVLRPGNSHSNKWYVAILKRILKKIRAAYPGLKIIVRADSGFSCPAFYQLADDFGLKFAVGIAANETLKKKTARAEKAVRHLFVSNNTKHQHFISYTYQAGTWHKPQQCYSKIESTGKGLNVRHIVSNMEEAIKKTGFEAAKKWQVDTIRASLLKIGATIKTTKRKVYYRFSKAFVHQELFRQLVFQ; encoded by the coding sequence ATGAGCAATAAAGATACCGTTTTTTACCGAGGCAGGACAGCAATAAACATGGATTTTTCAGCAGATGCAGTCAGTTCTGACGGGGCCGTACTACTGCTGGAAAAACTCGAAAGGAAACATCGCATATTGCACTATTTTAGCCAGGTGATTCCCGATTGTCGTGATCCATTTCGTATAGTCCACCCCATTGATAAGCTTTTAAAGCAGCGCGTGTTCACCATGGTACAGGGCTACGAAGATGCCAACGATGTCCAGTACCTGAAAAACGACCCGCTGTTAAAGGACATCCTTGAAGGGGGACTGGCCTCACAGCCCACCATGTCAAGGTTCGAGAACGGTTTTGACAAGCATTCCGTATTTGCTTTGTGCAATGCGTGGGTTGACCGCTATGTACTCACACTGGCGGGCAGGGAACAACTTGTGATCGATATTGACGGCACCGACGACCCCACCCATGGCGAACAGCAACTGTCGATGTTCAATGGCTATTACGGCCAGTTCATGTACAACGAACTGTTTTTCCACGATGGCGACACGGGGCAGATCATCCTCCCGGTACTACGCCCGGGTAACAGCCACTCCAACAAATGGTACGTTGCCATTTTAAAGCGGATATTGAAAAAGATAAGGGCCGCCTATCCCGGACTGAAGATCATTGTGCGGGCCGACAGCGGCTTCAGTTGCCCCGCTTTTTACCAACTGGCCGATGATTTTGGCCTCAAGTTCGCCGTTGGCATCGCCGCAAACGAAACACTGAAGAAAAAAACCGCAAGGGCGGAGAAAGCCGTGCGCCATTTGTTCGTTTCCAACAACACCAAGCACCAACATTTTATAAGCTATACCTATCAAGCAGGCACCTGGCACAAACCACAACAATGCTACTCGAAGATAGAAAGCACGGGAAAGGGGCTGAACGTCAGGCATATTGTCAGCAATATGGAAGAAGCAATAAAGAAAACAGGCTTCGAAGCGGCCAAAAAATGGCAGGTTGATACTATTAGGGCATCATTGTTGAAAATTGGGGCAACAATAAAAACGACAAAGCGAAAGGTGTACTACCGCTTTTCCAAGGCGTTCGTACACCAGGAACTGTTCAGGCAACTGGTCTTTCAATAA
- a CDS encoding glycoside hydrolase family 2 TIM barrel-domain containing protein: MKRELTQFLFLILFLFAAPDLQAQDGIVKQTQITNFQLQSSAVIDASGETLSSPSYQENVYWFPVKVPSTVLTGLVANNVYPDPYQGMNNMYIPDASDSFNKEYNLEQYSFLPNNPNPWKKPYWYRTSFKVPANDNGRHFQLIFKGINYRAAVWLNGKQIADSTDMAGMFAEYSLDVSKEIKAGAENYLAVKIYPLDFPGTPAPEQLKAMGPFFANGGPTGDIGKNVTMLCSVGWDWMPPTRDRNMGIWQPVYLRTSGAVTISRPHLVTRLPALPDTTVTEISLKLHLANHGSSNENGKLNVTITPENFSGSSIEFSKEVALNANSSTKVDLNPENEKRLHITNPHLWWPNGHGAPNLYRIRLQYLAGNTVSDDTTFVFGIRTMSTKATEVKGKFLRRDFYVNGKRVNLVGGAWVPDMMVNRDSLRYDNELRLCRNGNINLVRIWGGGITPPDEFFNAADRYGLLVWSDFWVTGDTQGEFKGSPDWPLEGNVFIKNMTSTILRIRNHPSLLLWTGGNEGHARKELYYAMRDSIIKLDGTRPFIPSSSGFAKLPADWKASWPDNKQSGVYSGGPYAWQDPKQYYNLASNAKDWVFKDETGIPSQPPYNILPKIIPDLVWDKTLPFPLNNTWGYHDAASGNGKYDLYYKDMVKRFGEPKTMKGFSEKMQLMNAMGYQGIFEAAGSKLSDNGGVMLWKINAALPSVIWQVYDWYLMPNAGYYFMQNAVGPVHVQYDQDNASVTVVNRSYKRENNLVAEADVYNIHSKLIHRESKKVSMDAESVKKAYSLSKVLAKTEGVSFVVLRLKDANGKVISHNSYWLSPDDDFTPMNEMDEAQVELKVLNKNKEGSHTQWTVELTNPSDKLAFFVRPMLMNRGEEVLPSLWSSSYFTLKPGESRTVTVSTPVQKLDKSGFRVEGWNIEPVCGPNK; encoded by the coding sequence ATGAAAAGAGAGTTAACACAATTTCTGTTCCTGATTTTGTTTCTATTTGCAGCGCCAGATCTTCAGGCGCAAGACGGTATAGTAAAGCAAACACAAATCACCAATTTCCAACTCCAGTCTTCCGCGGTGATCGACGCTTCCGGCGAAACGTTATCTTCTCCTTCTTACCAGGAAAATGTGTACTGGTTCCCGGTAAAAGTTCCTTCTACGGTACTTACCGGATTGGTGGCCAACAATGTTTACCCCGATCCGTACCAGGGGATGAACAACATGTATATTCCTGATGCTTCCGATAGTTTCAACAAGGAATATAACCTGGAACAGTACAGCTTCCTGCCCAACAATCCCAATCCGTGGAAGAAGCCATACTGGTACCGAACATCATTTAAAGTGCCCGCGAACGATAATGGCCGTCATTTTCAACTTATCTTCAAAGGCATTAACTACCGTGCAGCGGTGTGGCTGAACGGAAAACAGATTGCCGACTCGACCGATATGGCCGGCATGTTTGCCGAATACAGCCTTGATGTCAGTAAAGAAATTAAAGCGGGTGCTGAAAATTACCTGGCTGTGAAGATTTATCCGCTCGATTTCCCAGGCACACCGGCACCTGAACAGTTAAAAGCCATGGGCCCGTTCTTTGCCAATGGTGGTCCAACCGGCGATATCGGTAAAAATGTGACCATGCTTTGCTCGGTCGGATGGGACTGGATGCCGCCAACCCGCGACCGGAATATGGGAATCTGGCAGCCGGTTTATTTGAGAACTTCGGGTGCTGTGACAATCAGTCGTCCACATTTGGTTACAAGGTTGCCTGCTCTCCCCGATACAACAGTCACTGAAATTTCTTTGAAACTGCACCTGGCCAACCACGGTAGTTCGAATGAAAACGGAAAGCTGAATGTTACCATCACACCAGAAAACTTCAGCGGTTCATCCATCGAATTCTCGAAAGAGGTTGCACTGAATGCGAATTCTTCCACGAAAGTGGATCTCAATCCGGAAAACGAAAAGCGTTTACATATCACCAATCCGCATTTGTGGTGGCCCAATGGTCACGGCGCGCCCAACCTCTATCGCATCCGTTTGCAATACCTTGCCGGGAATACCGTTTCCGACGATACTACCTTTGTGTTCGGAATTCGCACAATGAGCACGAAGGCCACCGAAGTGAAAGGCAAATTCCTGCGTCGCGACTTCTATGTGAATGGAAAACGCGTCAACCTGGTCGGTGGCGCCTGGGTTCCTGACATGATGGTCAACCGGGACTCTTTGCGCTATGATAACGAACTTCGGCTCTGCCGGAACGGAAACATCAATCTGGTACGCATTTGGGGAGGCGGCATCACACCACCCGATGAGTTCTTCAACGCGGCCGACCGTTATGGGTTGCTGGTTTGGTCCGATTTCTGGGTAACCGGTGACACCCAGGGCGAATTTAAAGGTTCCCCTGATTGGCCACTCGAAGGCAACGTGTTTATCAAAAACATGACCAGTACCATTCTTCGTATCCGGAACCATCCCAGCCTGTTACTGTGGACCGGCGGAAACGAGGGGCATGCGCGTAAAGAGCTTTATTACGCCATGCGCGATAGTATTATCAAACTCGACGGAACACGTCCTTTTATTCCGAGTTCCTCGGGTTTTGCCAAGTTGCCAGCCGATTGGAAAGCATCGTGGCCCGATAATAAACAGTCAGGTGTTTATAGCGGCGGTCCGTATGCATGGCAGGATCCGAAACAATATTACAACCTGGCCAGCAACGCCAAGGACTGGGTTTTCAAAGACGAAACCGGAATCCCCTCACAACCTCCGTACAATATTCTGCCGAAAATTATTCCAGATTTGGTCTGGGATAAAACCCTGCCGTTCCCGTTGAATAATACCTGGGGCTACCACGATGCAGCTTCCGGTAACGGGAAATATGACCTCTACTATAAGGATATGGTCAAACGTTTCGGCGAACCAAAAACGATGAAAGGATTTTCGGAAAAAATGCAGCTGATGAATGCAATGGGTTACCAGGGAATTTTCGAAGCGGCCGGAAGCAAACTGAGCGACAATGGCGGGGTGATGCTCTGGAAAATCAATGCGGCATTACCGAGTGTCATCTGGCAGGTGTACGACTGGTACCTGATGCCCAATGCAGGCTATTATTTCATGCAAAATGCCGTCGGACCTGTCCATGTACAGTACGATCAGGATAATGCCTCTGTGACCGTTGTAAACCGCTCGTACAAGCGGGAGAATAATCTGGTTGCTGAAGCCGATGTGTACAATATTCATTCGAAACTCATCCACCGCGAATCGAAGAAGGTGAGCATGGATGCTGAGTCCGTCAAAAAAGCTTACTCACTGTCAAAAGTTCTGGCTAAAACCGAGGGTGTTTCGTTCGTTGTTTTACGATTGAAAGATGCAAACGGGAAAGTAATTTCGCACAATTCCTACTGGCTTTCGCCTGATGACGACTTTACCCCGATGAATGAGATGGATGAGGCACAGGTTGAGTTGAAAGTCCTTAATAAAAACAAAGAAGGTTCGCATACACAATGGACTGTTGAATTAACCAATCCGTCAGATAAACTGGCCTTTTTCGTACGTCCAATGTTGATGAACCGTGGAGAGGAAGTTTTACCGAGTCTGTGGTCGTCAAGTTATTTCACATTGAAGCCCGGAGAATCAAGAACGGTAACGGTTAGCACGCCTGTACAGAAACTTGACAAATCCGGTTTCCGGGTGGAAGGCTGGAACATTGAACCGGTGTGCGGTCCGAACAAATAA